From the genome of Candidatus Eisenbacteria bacterium:
ATTCGTCAACCCGCTCCAGTTCGGTCCTGCCGAGGATTTTAAGCACTATCCAAGAGCTCCTAAGAAGGACCTCATGCTTGCGAAGAACGAAGGGTGCAGCGTTGTTTTCATTCCCGGCATCAACGAAATGTATCCGGCCGGAGAGAAAACAAGAGTCGAGGTTCTCGGACTGTCAGGCATCCTCTGCGGCAAATTCAGGCCCGGCCATTTTGTGGGAGTCACCACCGTTGTTGCGAAACTTCTCAATGCCGTGAATCCGCATTTTCTCGTTCTTGGAAGAAAAGACGCGCAGCAAGCGGCCATAATTGAGCGAATGGTGAAAGATCTCCATTTCCCTGTGAAGGTGGTCGTCTGCCCGACTGTACGGGAGAAGGGCGGACTTGCCGCCAGTTCGAGGAATAAATATCTTTCGGACAGCGAGAGGCAGGATGCTCTGGTTCTTTTCCGCGCGCTTTCGCTCGGCAGGAGACTCATACAACAAGGAGAAAAGAGGGCCCGCGTAGTAAGAGAGAACATGCGGAAGCTCATCAAACGCTTCCCGTCAGTCAAGCTTGAGTATGTTTCAGTCGTTGATCCGCGGAGTCTTGAGGAAATCAAGACCGTGAAGGGAAATGTAATTCTTGCGCTGGCAGCAAGGCTGGGGAAGACAAGGCTTATAGACAACGTTCTTGCCGGCGGAAGACGATAGAGGGGATTGGGACTCGTCGAATCGTTCCAAGAAGAAGATGCGTGAGTTTGTTTCGATTCTTCTGGCTGCAGGGCAGGGGGTCCGTATGGAGAGCCCGCTGCCGAAGGTTCTGCATCCGGTCAAGGGAAGGCCCCTAATCAAATATGCGCTTGACCCGATTCTACAGGTTCGGCCGCTGCGGAATATCGTGGTTGTCGGGTACGGAAGAGGTGAAGTGATCAGAGTCCTTGAAGGTTATCCCGTCGAGTTCGCCGTTCAGGACGTGCAGAAGGGAACCGGCCATGCCGTTTCTGAGGCGGGGCGGCTCCTCGCCGACTACACGGGCACCGTCCTTGTTCTCCCCGGTGACGTGCCGCTCCTCACAGTCTCCACGCTCAAGAAACTCATGA
Proteins encoded in this window:
- the panC gene encoding pantoate--beta-alanine ligase codes for the protein MKVIGRAAEMRDFSDSERRKKKKIAFVPTMGYLHEGHLSLLRKARKIADTTVMSIFVNPLQFGPAEDFKHYPRAPKKDLMLAKNEGCSVVFIPGINEMYPAGEKTRVEVLGLSGILCGKFRPGHFVGVTTVVAKLLNAVNPHFLVLGRKDAQQAAIIERMVKDLHFPVKVVVCPTVREKGGLAASSRNKYLSDSERQDALVLFRALSLGRRLIQQGEKRARVVRENMRKLIKRFPSVKLEYVSVVDPRSLEEIKTVKGNVILALAARLGKTRLIDNVLAGGRR